The Pogona vitticeps strain Pit_001003342236 chromosome 6, PviZW2.1, whole genome shotgun sequence genome contains a region encoding:
- the PRR15L gene encoding proline-rich protein 15-like protein has translation MAENDHSWWKLTFLRKKKSTPKVLYESPGIYAVTNNENQQEGVLTDGSNGGSSEREFSARLEKIVDKNTKGKHVKVSNSGRFKEKKKVRAMLSENPNFFGDSEQGEK, from the coding sequence ATGGCAGAAAATGACCACAGCTGGTGGAAGCTGACGTTCCTCCGGAAGAAAAAATCAACTCCAAAAGTGTTGTATGAAAGCCCTGGCATCTATGCCGTCACCAACAATGAGAACCAGCAAGAAGGGGTGCTAACTGATGGCAGCAATGGTGGGAGCAGCGAGCGGGAATTCAGCGCCCGGCTAGAGAAGATTGTGGACAAGAACACCAAAGGCAAACACGTCAAAGTCTCCAATTCAGGACGcttcaaggagaaaaagaaagtcaGGGCCATGTTGTCAGAAAACCCCAATTTTTTTGGTGACAGTGAGCAGGGTGAAAAATAA